The following coding sequences lie in one Bacillota bacterium genomic window:
- a CDS encoding ABC transporter ATP-binding protein, with the protein MRLEVFSVSCVYGIITALDQVSVSVCGGEFVGVLGPNGSGKTTLIRAMAGALRPSRGRVTLDGRDIHTMSAKAVARQLAVVPQDGYTPFSFSVRDIVLMGRWAHLGRFSGVTAGDVEAAVRAMEATRVAHLAGRPITQLSYGERQRVMVARALAQEPRILLLDEPTSHLDPRHQVEVMDLVWGLSRREGLGVAAVLHDVNLAAQYCDRIVMLKDGRLVASGTPREVVAARVIEEVYGVPCCVTSHPVNGRPQVLLASQLAPSEPV; encoded by the coding sequence ATGAGGCTGGAAGTGTTCTCCGTAAGCTGCGTGTACGGTATAATAACGGCGCTGGACCAAGTATCCGTTTCAGTGTGCGGAGGCGAGTTCGTGGGCGTGCTCGGCCCGAACGGGTCCGGCAAGACCACTCTCATTCGGGCGATGGCGGGTGCGCTGCGTCCATCGAGGGGCAGGGTGACCCTCGACGGACGGGACATCCATACGATGAGCGCGAAGGCCGTTGCCCGTCAGCTTGCGGTCGTCCCACAGGATGGGTACACGCCCTTCTCTTTTAGCGTGCGGGACATAGTGCTCATGGGCCGCTGGGCTCACCTTGGGAGGTTCTCAGGGGTGACTGCGGGCGACGTGGAGGCCGCGGTCCGGGCAATGGAGGCGACACGCGTCGCCCACTTGGCGGGCCGGCCCATCACTCAGCTTTCGTACGGGGAGAGGCAGCGAGTCATGGTGGCGCGGGCGCTCGCGCAGGAACCACGGATCCTGCTCCTGGACGAGCCCACATCCCACCTCGACCCTAGGCACCAGGTGGAGGTGATGGACCTCGTGTGGGGTCTCTCGAGGCGAGAGGGCCTCGGCGTCGCAGCGGTGTTGCACGACGTGAATCTCGCCGCTCAGTACTGCGACAGAATAGTGATGTTGAAGGACGGGCGTCTCGTGGCGTCCGGGACGCCCCGCGAGGTGGTTGCGGCGAGAGTGATAGAGGAAGTATACGGGGTGCCGTGTTGCGTCACCTCACACCCCGTGAACGGTCGACCTCAGGTGCTGTTGGCGTCCCAACTCGCGCCTTCCGAGCCGGTGTGA
- a CDS encoding cob(I)yrinic acid a,c-diamide adenosyltransferase, producing the protein MTCATSGAFAGGFVQVYTGDGKGKTTAALGLALRAAGHRFRVVIIQFAKGASYTGELFALERLYPEVRVFQFGRDCRRASAVRQGLEDCAGCLECFLQEGEVTPEDRILAKKGLAMAQDVASRGLADILILDEISIAIRLGLVELEEVLRLVDGRSQGMELVLTGRGMPEEVLARADLVTEMRLVKHPFEKGVSARRGVEF; encoded by the coding sequence ATGACATGCGCGACATCCGGGGCGTTCGCCGGGGGGTTCGTCCAAGTGTACACCGGCGATGGCAAGGGCAAGACGACGGCAGCCCTTGGTCTCGCTCTGCGCGCGGCGGGACACCGCTTCCGCGTGGTGATCATCCAATTCGCGAAAGGCGCAAGTTATACGGGGGAGTTATTCGCTCTGGAAAGGCTTTACCCGGAGGTCCGCGTCTTCCAGTTCGGACGCGACTGCCGCAGGGCGTCGGCGGTCAGGCAGGGCTTAGAGGACTGCGCGGGGTGCCTGGAGTGCTTCCTGCAAGAAGGCGAGGTGACCCCGGAGGATCGGATCCTTGCCAAGAAGGGCTTGGCGATGGCGCAAGACGTGGCCTCAAGGGGTCTTGCTGACATCCTCATCCTGGACGAGATCTCCATCGCCATTCGACTCGGCCTGGTTGAGTTGGAGGAGGTTCTCAGGCTCGTCGACGGAAGGAGCCAAGGCATGGAGCTAGTGCTGACGGGTAGGGGGATGCCAGAAGAGGTCCTCGCTCGCGCGGACCTAGTCACCGAGATGCGACTGGTGAAACACCCGTTCGAGAAGGGCGTGAGTGCCCGCCGGGGCGTGGAGTTCTAG
- a CDS encoding phosphoglucomutase/phosphomannomutase family protein: protein MDERRERVAKMGDIRFGTDGWRAVMCDEFTFSNVRRVVQAIADYLREADLAGRGVVVAYDARFLSERFAQEAASVLAENGVNVWITSRDTPTPVAAHAVVQGQRAGAVMFTASHNPPEYNGLKWIPEYGGPAMPDVTTEIEKRISTAEGGGKAGRWADADGERGGVRAATWRYGSVEPFDPMEDYVNHVSRLVDIDAIRRAQLRIVYDPLHGSGRGYLDRILEQCDLLVVNDRRDPLFGGSPPDPSERRLQGLASKVRETGAHLGLATDGDADRFGIIDSDGTFLSPNYVISLLAAHLARNRGMKGVVVRTVATSHMVDAVARASGLEVRETPVGFKYVSSEMRRAKVVIGGEESGGLSIGGHVPEKDGILACLLATELRAVTGRPLRETLNALMHEVGCFHSRRVDLHVDGEGKARIMDALRARRPESVAGVQVLRVSTMDGVKTELADGSWFLVRASGTEPVVRIYVEAPTEERLSVILETVENIVRVGDLEGQAAVRT from the coding sequence ATGGACGAGCGCCGCGAAAGGGTGGCGAAGATGGGAGACATCAGGTTTGGCACGGACGGCTGGCGGGCCGTCATGTGCGATGAGTTCACTTTCTCCAACGTGCGCAGGGTCGTGCAGGCCATAGCTGACTACCTGCGCGAAGCCGACCTTGCCGGCCGGGGTGTGGTGGTCGCCTACGACGCACGGTTCCTCTCCGAGAGGTTCGCCCAGGAGGCTGCCTCAGTCCTCGCGGAAAACGGCGTGAACGTCTGGATCACGTCCCGTGATACGCCGACGCCCGTTGCCGCCCATGCGGTCGTCCAAGGACAAAGGGCGGGCGCGGTCATGTTTACCGCTAGCCACAATCCTCCAGAATACAACGGCCTGAAATGGATCCCCGAGTACGGGGGACCGGCCATGCCCGATGTCACCACGGAAATCGAGAAGCGCATCTCGACAGCGGAGGGTGGCGGGAAAGCGGGGCGCTGGGCGGACGCCGACGGGGAGCGGGGCGGGGTGAGGGCAGCGACCTGGCGCTATGGCTCCGTGGAACCGTTCGATCCCATGGAGGATTACGTCAACCACGTATCGCGCCTCGTGGACATTGACGCCATCCGCCGCGCGCAGCTGCGCATAGTGTATGACCCCTTGCATGGCTCTGGCCGGGGTTATCTCGACCGCATTCTGGAACAGTGCGACCTTCTTGTCGTGAATGACAGGCGTGACCCGCTTTTCGGAGGGAGCCCGCCGGATCCCTCAGAGCGGAGGCTGCAAGGGCTTGCGTCCAAGGTGAGAGAAACCGGGGCCCACCTCGGCCTTGCGACCGATGGTGACGCTGACAGGTTTGGGATCATCGACAGTGACGGGACCTTCCTTTCACCCAACTATGTCATCTCTCTCCTCGCTGCTCACCTAGCGCGCAATCGTGGCATGAAGGGCGTGGTCGTGCGAACCGTCGCCACGAGTCACATGGTGGATGCGGTCGCCCGCGCCAGCGGCCTCGAGGTCAGGGAGACTCCGGTCGGGTTCAAGTACGTGTCATCCGAGATGCGGAGGGCGAAGGTGGTCATCGGCGGTGAGGAGAGCGGCGGCCTCAGCATAGGCGGTCACGTTCCCGAGAAGGACGGCATTTTGGCATGCCTCCTTGCGACCGAGCTGCGCGCCGTCACTGGGAGGCCTTTGAGGGAGACGCTCAACGCCCTGATGCACGAGGTAGGCTGCTTCCACAGCAGGCGCGTGGACCTCCATGTGGACGGCGAGGGCAAGGCGAGGATCATGGACGCTCTCCGGGCGCGCCGCCCCGAGAGCGTCGCCGGCGTGCAGGTGCTGAGGGTTTCGACCATGGACGGCGTCAAGACAGAGCTTGCCGATGGAAGCTGGTTTCTCGTGAGGGCGTCAGGCACCGAGCCCGTGGTCCGCATCTACGTCGAGGCCCCGACGGAGGAGAGGCTTTCAGTCATTCTGGAGACTGTAGAGAACATCGTGAGAGTTGGTGACCTCGAGGGCCAGGCGGCGGTCCGGACTTGA